The following are from one region of the Sandaracinus amylolyticus genome:
- a CDS encoding HAMP domain-containing protein encodes MYNALGSAVPVTEWDRLSALSRAEVDHLVDVLKAVKQGDFSVRFEYEKTGILGRAGELLNDIIGLNEHMTTELVRISRVVGQEGKMHERASVGPAKGSWASGMTSVNQLIADLVAPTNEVARVITAVARGDLSQKMVLEIDGRPVRGEFLRIGTTVNSMVDQLNSFAAEVTRVAKEVGNEGKLGGQADVKGVSGTWKDLTDNVNGLAANLTAQVRNIAKVTTAVAKGDLSQKITVDAKGEILELKNTINVMVDQLSSFASEVSRVAKEVGTEGKLGGQAEVKGVSGTWKDLTDNVNGLAANLTAQVRSIAKVTTAVANGDLSQKITVDARGEIYELKNTINTMVDTLRSFSAEVTRVAKEVGSEGKLGGQADVKGVYGTWKDLTDNVNAMASNLTVQLRDVSKVATAIANGDLTQKITVDVKGEILQIKDVINRMVDQLNSFAAEVTRVAKEVGDEGKLGGQAEVRGVSGTWKDLTDNVNGLAANLTAQVRNIAKVTTAVANGDLTQKITVDAKGEILELKNTINVMVDQLSSFAAEVTRVAKEVGTEGKLGGQANVKGVSGTWKDLTDNVNGLASNLTVQLRDVSRVATAIANGDLTQKVTVDVKGEILQIKDVINKMVDQLNSFAAEVTRVAKEVGTEGKLGGQAEVRGVRGTWKDLTDNVNVLAANLTTQVRNIANVTTAVANGDLSQKITVDARGEILELKNTINVMVDTLRSFSAEVTRVAKEVGTEGKLGGQADVKGVSGTWKDLTDNVNVLAANLTTQVRNIAKVTTAVAKGDLSQKITVDAKGEILELKNTINTMVDTLNSFSAEVTRVAKEVGTEGKLGGQADVKGVYGTWKDLTDNVNAMASNLTVQLRDVSKVATAIANGDLTQKITVDVKGEILQIKDVINKMVDQLNSFAAEVTRVAKEVGTEGKLGGQADVKGVYGTWKDLTDNVNAMASNLTVQLRDVSKVATAIANGDLTQKITVDVKGEILQIKDVINKMVDQLNSFAAEVTRVAKEVGTEGKLGGQAEVRGVSGVWKDLTDNVNHMAANLTKQVRGIVKVVTAVANGDLSQKFVLEAKGEVAALAETINNMTDTLRIFADQVTTVAREVGIEGKLGGQAKVPGAAGTWRDLTDNVNQLAGNLTSQVRAIAQVSTAVAKGDLSRSITVEAQGELAALKDTINQMIGNLKDTTDKNQEQDWLKTNLARFSGMMQGQRNIVSVAQLIMSELTPLVDAQHGAFYLMEEEEPREPLLHLIASYGFGGRKSLANKYKLRESLIGQCAFEKKRVLLGDVPEGFIYIATGMGEAPPRSVVVLPVLFEGETKAVIELASFKPFSANHLTFLDQLMDSIGVILNMISSSMRTEELLQQLKKSNAELEAQATELNEKAKLLEVKNNEVELASRSLEEKAEQLQLISKYKSEFLANMSHELRTPLNSLLILSKMLADNVQGNLTPEQVKFAQTVYTSGNDLLSLINEILDLSKVEAGKMPIDPRSASMGEVRDYLEQTFRHVAQQKSLSFDIEVEPGVPGELYTDILRLQQILKNLLSNAFKFTAQGGVTLTIGRAPKDRGENIVSFAVTDTGIGIAHDKQKLIFEAFQQADGTTSRKYGGTGLGLTISREIARLLGGSIEVKSEIDEGSTFTLYIPASYVGAESLRGDEEPSVVDGTVLTLPSDASFAGTKVLLVDDDTRNLFALRTILEARNISVLHAENGRVALEMLHNHPDVDLVLMDTMMPEMDGLSATRAIRDILQFQTLPIVSLTAKAMKGDREKAIEAGATDYVTKPVDPDNLLAVVHRWLPKRRSAGSVPS; translated from the coding sequence ATGTACAACGCGCTCGGCAGCGCGGTGCCGGTGACCGAGTGGGATCGTCTCTCCGCGCTCAGTCGCGCCGAGGTCGATCACCTCGTCGACGTGCTCAAGGCGGTGAAGCAGGGCGATTTCAGCGTCCGCTTCGAGTACGAGAAGACCGGCATCCTCGGGCGCGCGGGCGAGCTGCTGAACGACATCATCGGCCTGAACGAGCACATGACGACCGAGCTGGTGCGCATCAGCCGCGTCGTCGGTCAGGAAGGCAAGATGCACGAGCGCGCGTCGGTCGGACCGGCGAAGGGCTCGTGGGCGTCGGGCATGACGTCGGTCAACCAGCTCATCGCGGATCTGGTCGCGCCGACGAACGAGGTCGCGCGCGTCATCACGGCGGTCGCGCGCGGAGACCTCTCGCAGAAGATGGTCCTCGAGATCGACGGCCGTCCGGTGCGCGGTGAGTTCCTCCGCATCGGCACGACCGTCAACAGCATGGTCGATCAGCTGAACTCGTTCGCCGCCGAGGTCACGCGCGTCGCGAAGGAAGTCGGCAACGAAGGCAAGCTGGGCGGTCAGGCCGACGTCAAGGGCGTCAGCGGCACGTGGAAGGACCTGACCGACAACGTCAACGGCCTCGCCGCGAACCTCACCGCGCAGGTGCGAAACATCGCGAAGGTCACGACGGCCGTCGCGAAGGGCGACCTCTCGCAGAAGATCACCGTCGACGCGAAGGGCGAGATCCTCGAGCTGAAGAACACCATCAACGTGATGGTCGATCAGCTCTCCTCGTTCGCGTCCGAGGTGTCGCGCGTCGCGAAGGAAGTCGGTACCGAGGGCAAGCTCGGCGGTCAGGCCGAGGTCAAGGGCGTCAGCGGCACCTGGAAGGATCTGACCGACAACGTCAACGGCCTCGCCGCGAACCTGACCGCACAGGTGCGCTCGATCGCGAAGGTCACGACGGCGGTCGCGAACGGCGATCTCTCGCAGAAGATCACCGTCGACGCGCGTGGCGAGATCTACGAGCTGAAGAACACCATCAACACGATGGTCGACACGCTCCGCTCGTTCTCGGCCGAGGTCACGCGCGTCGCGAAGGAGGTCGGCTCCGAGGGCAAGCTCGGCGGCCAGGCGGACGTCAAGGGCGTCTACGGCACCTGGAAGGACCTCACCGACAACGTCAACGCGATGGCGTCCAACCTGACCGTGCAGCTGCGCGACGTCAGCAAGGTCGCGACTGCGATCGCGAATGGCGACCTGACTCAGAAGATCACCGTCGACGTGAAGGGTGAGATTCTGCAGATCAAGGACGTCATCAATCGGATGGTCGATCAGCTGAACTCCTTCGCTGCGGAAGTGACCCGCGTCGCGAAGGAAGTCGGTGACGAAGGAAAGCTGGGTGGTCAGGCCGAGGTGCGCGGTGTCAGCGGCACCTGGAAGGATCTGACCGACAACGTCAACGGCCTCGCCGCGAACCTGACTGCCCAGGTCCGCAACATCGCGAAGGTGACGACGGCAGTCGCGAACGGCGATCTGACTCAGAAGATCACCGTCGACGCGAAGGGCGAGATCCTCGAGCTGAAGAACACCATCAACGTGATGGTCGATCAGCTCTCGTCGTTCGCCGCCGAGGTCACGCGCGTCGCGAAGGAAGTCGGCACCGAGGGCAAGCTCGGCGGTCAGGCGAACGTGAAGGGTGTCAGTGGCACCTGGAAGGATCTGACCGACAACGTCAACGGTCTCGCGTCGAATCTGACCGTCCAGCTGCGCGACGTGTCGCGCGTCGCGACGGCGATCGCGAATGGCGACTTGACCCAGAAGGTCACCGTCGACGTCAAGGGCGAGATTCTTCAGATCAAGGACGTCATCAACAAGATGGTCGACCAGCTGAACTCCTTCGCTGCCGAGGTGACTCGCGTCGCGAAGGAGGTCGGCACCGAGGGCAAGCTCGGCGGTCAGGCCGAGGTGCGCGGCGTGCGCGGCACGTGGAAGGACCTGACCGACAACGTCAACGTCCTCGCGGCGAACCTGACGACTCAGGTGCGCAACATCGCGAACGTCACCACCGCAGTCGCGAACGGCGATCTCTCGCAGAAGATCACCGTCGATGCGCGCGGCGAGATCCTCGAGCTGAAGAACACCATCAACGTGATGGTCGACACGCTCCGCTCGTTCTCCGCGGAGGTCACGCGCGTCGCGAAGGAAGTCGGCACCGAGGGCAAGCTCGGCGGCCAGGCGGACGTGAAGGGTGTCAGTGGCACGTGGAAGGACCTGACGGACAACGTCAACGTCCTCGCGGCCAACCTGACGACTCAGGTGCGCAACATCGCGAAGGTCACGACCGCGGTCGCGAAGGGCGATCTCTCGCAGAAGATCACCGTCGACGCGAAGGGCGAGATCCTCGAGCTCAAGAACACCATCAACACGATGGTCGACACGCTGAATTCGTTCTCGGCCGAGGTCACTCGCGTCGCGAAGGAGGTCGGCACCGAGGGCAAGCTCGGCGGTCAGGCGGACGTGAAGGGTGTCTATGGCACCTGGAAGGATCTGACCGACAACGTCAACGCGATGGCGTCGAACCTGACCGTGCAGCTGCGCGACGTGTCGAAGGTCGCGACTGCGATCGCGAATGGCGATCTGACTCAGAAGATCACCGTCGACGTGAAGGGCGAGATTCTTCAGATCAAGGACGTCATCAACAAGATGGTCGATCAGCTGAACTCCTTCGCTGCGGAAGTGACCCGCGTCGCGAAGGAGGTCGGCACCGAGGGCAAGCTCGGCGGCCAGGCGGACGTGAAGGGCGTCTACGGCACCTGGAAGGATCTGACCGACAACGTCAACGCGATGGCGTCGAACCTGACCGTTCAGCTGCGCGACGTGTCGAAGGTCGCGACGGCGATCGCGAATGGCGACCTGACTCAGAAGATCACCGTCGACGTGAAGGGCGAGATTCTTCAGATCAAGGACGTCATCAACAAGATGGTCGACCAGCTGAACTCCTTCGCTGCGGAAGTGACCCGCGTCGCGAAGGAAGTCGGCACCGAGGGCAAGCTCGGCGGTCAGGCCGAGGTGCGCGGCGTCAGCGGCGTCTGGAAGGACCTCACCGACAACGTCAATCACATGGCCGCCAATCTGACGAAGCAGGTGCGCGGCATCGTGAAGGTCGTGACCGCCGTCGCGAACGGTGATCTGAGCCAGAAGTTCGTGCTCGAAGCGAAGGGCGAAGTCGCCGCGCTCGCCGAGACGATCAACAACATGACCGACACGCTGCGCATCTTCGCCGACCAGGTGACGACGGTCGCGCGCGAGGTCGGCATCGAAGGAAAGCTGGGCGGTCAGGCGAAGGTGCCCGGCGCCGCCGGCACGTGGCGCGATCTGACCGACAACGTCAATCAGCTCGCCGGCAATCTGACCTCGCAGGTCCGCGCGATCGCCCAAGTCAGCACCGCAGTCGCGAAGGGCGATCTCTCGCGCTCGATCACGGTCGAAGCGCAGGGAGAGCTCGCTGCCCTGAAGGACACGATCAACCAGATGATCGGGAACCTGAAGGACACGACCGACAAGAACCAGGAGCAGGACTGGCTGAAGACGAACCTGGCCCGCTTCTCCGGCATGATGCAGGGCCAGCGCAACATCGTCTCGGTCGCGCAGCTGATCATGAGCGAGCTGACGCCGCTCGTGGACGCGCAGCACGGCGCCTTCTACCTCATGGAGGAAGAGGAGCCGCGCGAGCCGCTGCTGCACCTCATCGCGAGCTACGGGTTCGGCGGGCGCAAGAGCCTCGCGAACAAGTACAAGCTGCGCGAGAGCCTGATCGGTCAGTGCGCGTTCGAGAAGAAGCGCGTGCTGCTCGGTGACGTGCCCGAGGGCTTCATCTACATCGCGACCGGCATGGGCGAGGCGCCGCCGCGCAGCGTCGTCGTGCTGCCGGTGCTCTTCGAGGGCGAGACGAAGGCGGTCATCGAGCTGGCGTCGTTCAAGCCGTTCAGCGCGAACCACCTGACGTTCCTCGATCAGCTGATGGACTCCATCGGCGTCATCCTGAACATGATCTCGTCGAGCATGCGGACGGAGGAGCTGCTCCAGCAGCTCAAGAAGTCCAATGCGGAGCTCGAGGCGCAGGCCACCGAGCTGAACGAGAAGGCGAAGCTCCTCGAGGTGAAGAACAACGAGGTCGAGCTCGCGAGCCGCTCGCTGGAGGAGAAGGCGGAGCAGCTGCAGCTGATCTCGAAGTACAAGTCCGAGTTCCTCGCGAACATGTCGCACGAGCTGCGGACGCCGCTGAACAGCCTGCTGATCCTGTCGAAGATGCTCGCCGACAACGTGCAGGGGAACCTCACGCCGGAGCAGGTGAAGTTCGCGCAGACGGTCTACACGTCGGGCAACGATCTGCTCTCGCTCATCAACGAGATCCTCGATCTGTCGAAGGTCGAGGCGGGCAAGATGCCGATCGATCCGCGCAGCGCGTCGATGGGCGAGGTGCGCGACTACCTCGAGCAGACGTTCCGCCACGTCGCGCAGCAGAAGTCGCTCTCCTTCGACATCGAGGTGGAGCCCGGCGTGCCCGGCGAGCTCTACACCGACATCCTGCGGCTCCAGCAGATCCTCAAGAACCTGCTGTCGAACGCGTTCAAGTTCACTGCGCAGGGCGGCGTCACGCTCACCATCGGGCGCGCGCCCAAGGATCGCGGCGAGAACATCGTCAGCTTCGCGGTGACGGACACCGGCATCGGCATCGCGCACGACAAGCAGAAGCTGATCTTCGAAGCGTTCCAGCAGGCCGACGGCACCACGAGCCGCAAGTACGGCGGCACGGGCCTCGGCCTCACGATCAGCCGCGAGATCGCGCGCCTCCTCGGCGGCAGCATCGAAGTGAAGAGCGAGATCGACGAGGGCAGCACGTTCACGCTCTACATCCCGGCGAGCTACGTCGGCGCGGAGTCGCTCCGCGGCGACGAAGAGCCGAGCGTGGTCGACGGCACCGTGCTGACGCTGCCCTCGGACGCGAGCTTCGCGGGCACGAAGGTCCTGCTGGTCGACGACGACACGCGGAACCTCTTCGCGCTGCGCACGATCCTCGAGGCGCGGAACATCAGCGTGCTCCACGCCGAGAACGGCAGGGTCGCGCTGGAGATGCTGCACAACCACCCCGACGTCGATCTGGTGCTGATGGACACGATGATGCCCGAGATGGACGGGCTCTCCGCGACCCGCGCGATCCGCGACATCCTGCAGTTCCAGACCCTGCCGATCGTCTCGCTGACGGCGAAGGCGATGAAGGGCGACCGCGAGAAGGCGATCGAGGCGGGCGCCACCGACTACGTGACCAAGCCGGTCGACCCCGACAACCTGCTGGCGGTCGTGCACCGCTGGCTCCCGAAGCGCCGTAGCGCAGGGAGCGTGCCCTCGTGA
- a CDS encoding DUF5985 family protein codes for MTSIVPVVVYLLCAATSLICAVLLVRGYRASRTRLLLWSSICFVSLALNNILLFVDFLLGPNYDLSLWRTAIAALGMAMLVYGLVWEAR; via the coding sequence GTGACGTCGATCGTGCCGGTCGTCGTGTACCTGCTGTGCGCCGCGACGAGCCTGATCTGCGCGGTCCTGCTCGTGCGCGGGTATCGCGCGAGCCGCACGCGCCTCCTGCTCTGGAGCAGCATCTGCTTCGTGAGCCTCGCGCTGAACAACATCCTGCTCTTCGTCGATTTCCTGCTCGGGCCCAACTACGACCTGTCGCTGTGGCGCACCGCGATCGCCGCGCTCGGGATGGCGATGTTGGTGTACGGACTGGTGTGGGAGGCGCGATGA
- a CDS encoding DUF5985 family protein yields MIEHLRDLLYGALTMASIVASLAFLRFWRESRDRFFVMFAAAFALLAVNWVAVAFVPADYEARALVYLVRLSAFLIIIGAIVDKNRASQ; encoded by the coding sequence ATGATCGAGCACCTGCGCGATCTGCTGTACGGCGCGCTCACGATGGCGAGCATCGTCGCCTCGCTCGCGTTCCTGCGCTTCTGGCGCGAGAGCCGCGATCGCTTCTTCGTGATGTTCGCGGCGGCGTTCGCGCTGCTCGCGGTGAACTGGGTCGCGGTCGCGTTCGTCCCGGCCGACTACGAGGCGCGCGCGCTCGTGTACCTCGTCCGCCTCAGCGCGTTCCTGATCATCATCGGCGCGATCGTCGACAAGAACCGCGCGTCGCAGTGA
- a CDS encoding FUSC family protein — MLAPRWNALRAWVPAPVLAMAPDLQKGLRAAIATLGPFLLVDVLHDEALAWTALGGWLGTLADPGGTRAARAQLVVAFGALGALAIAIAEPAAGHAGIAAVTLGVGCFGAALLGALGAPGATLGTLLAIVIAIAVVRPSATPLRDAAFFAAGSAQALLLSTVVWPIGTHVPLRRAVARVQDALAAYADALREAGLASTPDGDAWWSTIARTHRRACRAAIEDARAIALALRARRAGTMAIGSGLRALLGTAEQELALLVTLGEEIEAAPLDARGPIAASLARAAETNRAIASSVARGLAPEVPPPASTTTRLDELLHDVAEIATTIDRPRGAADPDLGVLPGGRGVRATLIAFRDALSPRSIVLRHAVRVSCAAALAAIIGRYVSPAHAHWVAVTTIVVLQPYPGATWKRALERVAGSVLGSVVAVAISLATHDPRVIGAIMFPLSVAAVATRPRSYRLFTFFITPVFVLLAEQYPGDWHTALARAADAALGGLIGVVAAFAIAPSWERERMPDVLASTVRAVATYARATFDVWVAPRETKHSLGEARRTVAIALANAETALERLLAEPRRDVREASLPLDVVTYARRISGAMTALASTALDHPPPPQSVGAIADYVVTSLERIASALEAREPIPALPPAPSVDPALPEPIRARLASALRHVELLAASGT; from the coding sequence GTGCTCGCTCCGAGGTGGAACGCGCTGCGCGCGTGGGTGCCGGCACCGGTGCTCGCGATGGCGCCGGACCTCCAGAAAGGACTGCGCGCCGCGATCGCGACGCTGGGCCCCTTCCTGCTCGTCGACGTGCTGCACGACGAGGCGCTCGCGTGGACCGCGCTCGGCGGATGGCTGGGCACGCTGGCCGATCCCGGCGGGACGCGCGCCGCGCGGGCGCAGCTCGTGGTGGCGTTCGGGGCGCTCGGCGCGCTGGCGATCGCGATCGCCGAGCCCGCCGCGGGGCATGCCGGGATCGCCGCGGTCACGCTCGGCGTCGGGTGCTTCGGTGCGGCGCTGCTCGGAGCCCTCGGCGCGCCCGGCGCGACGCTCGGGACGCTGCTCGCGATCGTGATCGCGATCGCCGTCGTGCGGCCGAGCGCGACGCCGCTGCGGGACGCGGCGTTCTTCGCGGCGGGCTCCGCGCAGGCGCTGCTGCTCTCGACGGTCGTGTGGCCGATCGGGACGCACGTGCCGCTGCGACGCGCGGTCGCGCGGGTGCAGGACGCGCTCGCGGCCTACGCGGACGCGCTGCGCGAAGCGGGGCTCGCGAGCACGCCCGACGGAGACGCGTGGTGGTCGACGATCGCGCGCACCCATCGCCGCGCGTGTCGCGCGGCGATCGAGGACGCGCGCGCGATCGCGCTGGCGCTGCGGGCGCGGCGCGCGGGCACGATGGCGATCGGCAGCGGCCTGCGCGCGCTGCTCGGCACGGCGGAGCAGGAGCTCGCGCTGCTCGTCACGCTCGGCGAGGAGATCGAAGCGGCGCCGCTCGACGCGCGCGGCCCGATCGCGGCGTCGCTCGCGCGCGCCGCCGAGACCAACCGCGCGATCGCGTCGTCGGTGGCGCGCGGCCTCGCGCCGGAGGTGCCGCCACCCGCGAGCACGACGACGCGGCTCGACGAGCTGCTGCACGACGTGGCCGAGATCGCGACCACCATCGATCGCCCGCGCGGCGCTGCCGATCCCGATCTCGGCGTGCTGCCCGGAGGGCGCGGGGTGCGCGCGACGCTGATCGCGTTCCGGGATGCGCTCTCGCCGCGATCGATCGTGCTGCGCCACGCGGTGCGGGTGTCGTGCGCCGCGGCGCTCGCGGCGATCATCGGGCGCTACGTGTCGCCCGCGCACGCGCACTGGGTCGCGGTCACGACGATCGTCGTGCTGCAGCCCTACCCCGGCGCGACGTGGAAGCGCGCGCTCGAGCGCGTCGCCGGCAGCGTTCTCGGCAGCGTCGTCGCGGTCGCGATCTCGCTCGCGACCCACGATCCGCGGGTGATCGGCGCGATCATGTTCCCGCTCTCCGTCGCGGCGGTCGCGACGCGCCCGCGCAGCTACCGCCTCTTCACGTTCTTCATCACGCCCGTGTTCGTGTTGCTCGCGGAGCAGTACCCGGGCGACTGGCACACCGCGCTCGCGCGCGCCGCGGACGCCGCGCTCGGTGGTCTCATCGGCGTGGTCGCCGCGTTCGCGATCGCCCCGTCGTGGGAGCGCGAGCGCATGCCCGACGTGCTCGCGAGCACGGTGCGCGCCGTCGCGACCTACGCGCGCGCCACCTTCGACGTGTGGGTCGCGCCGCGCGAGACGAAGCACTCGCTCGGCGAGGCGCGGCGCACCGTCGCGATCGCGCTCGCGAACGCCGAGACCGCCCTCGAGCGGCTCCTCGCAGAGCCGCGGCGCGACGTTCGCGAGGCCTCGCTCCCGCTCGACGTCGTGACCTACGCGCGCCGCATCTCGGGCGCGATGACCGCGCTCGCCAGCACCGCGCTCGATCATCCGCCGCCGCCCCAATCGGTCGGCGCGATCGCCGACTACGTCGTCACGTCGCTCGAGCGCATCGCGAGCGCGCTCGAAGCGCGCGAGCCGATCCCCGCGCTCCCGCCCGCGCCGAGCGTCGATCCCGCGCTCCCCGAGCCGATCCGCGCGCGCCTCGCGTCGGCCCTGCGGCACGTCGAGCTCCTCGCCGCATCGGGGACGTGA
- a CDS encoding TetR/AcrR family transcriptional regulator, with translation MSTDERSPKNGRRTQAERSATTQSAILEATLECLVDLGYARTTTSEVVERAGVSRGAMLHHYPDKASLVAAAVAYLVDKRIAELREALERFPQGPGYIDAIVDHLWELFSSPSSQAVLEITLAARTDPELFEVYAPLARRYEEVIAQASRELFADLAPTPELFEEGRRVIFHLLQGLALAELVREDDRESKRVLAYLKQGLALVSAASSRASGSRERRKRT, from the coding sequence ATGTCGACCGACGAGCGCAGCCCGAAGAACGGACGCCGCACCCAGGCCGAGCGCTCCGCGACCACGCAGAGCGCGATCCTCGAGGCCACGCTCGAGTGCCTCGTCGATCTCGGTTACGCGCGCACCACGACGAGCGAGGTGGTCGAGCGCGCGGGCGTCTCGCGCGGCGCGATGCTGCACCACTACCCGGACAAGGCGTCGCTCGTGGCCGCGGCGGTCGCGTACCTCGTCGACAAGCGCATCGCCGAGCTGCGCGAGGCGCTCGAGCGCTTCCCGCAGGGGCCCGGCTACATCGACGCGATCGTCGATCATCTCTGGGAGCTCTTCTCGAGCCCGAGCTCGCAGGCCGTGCTCGAGATCACGCTCGCTGCGCGCACCGATCCCGAGCTCTTCGAGGTCTACGCGCCGCTCGCGCGCCGCTACGAAGAGGTGATCGCGCAGGCCTCGCGCGAGCTCTTCGCCGATCTCGCGCCCACGCCCGAGCTCTTCGAGGAGGGCCGCCGCGTGATCTTCCATCTGCTCCAGGGGCTCGCGCTCGCCGAGCTCGTCCGCGAGGACGATCGCGAGTCGAAGCGCGTGCTCGCCTACCTCAAGCAAGGTCTCGCGCTCGTGAGCGCGGCGTCGTCGAGGGCGTCGGGCTCGCGGGAGAGGAGGAAGCGAACGTGA
- a CDS encoding oxygenase MpaB family protein, with protein MHLVPLVPEELPTRVCNLEAMRRTHGAYADLFVRCFSVGDPLADAAVDALEALPRAEGKRVLDDAIERAEYASAPPAVRALFAHLDAPPAWVDERELALGARTYQRTGLCGPMVLSAFSLMRGYHSAAAVKPLAFTGRLDQMARRRLAETGRFLFEVSQVGGLERGRDGWKTSVRVRMVHAHVRRMLSRSDRWDARAWGVPINQADMAATSLSFSVSVLYATRIMGFRYTTEEADSFIRLWRYVGWLSGVDPALLPSSEREAMDVAHMIDDMQPGPDADSIALANALRNVTGNRKDRPIDHLISPILLRWHDAITRATAGDEKANDLGVPDGWFRYLVPGGRLIIEPIERAREAIPGATRLLSWVGNRSHAFAVRKELAGHEPTFAPPRTIPFADRFPILARATP; from the coding sequence ATGCATCTCGTGCCGCTCGTTCCCGAAGAGCTCCCGACCCGCGTGTGCAACCTCGAGGCGATGCGGCGCACCCACGGCGCGTACGCCGACCTCTTCGTGCGCTGCTTCTCGGTCGGCGATCCGCTCGCCGACGCGGCGGTCGACGCGCTCGAGGCGCTCCCGCGCGCCGAGGGCAAGCGCGTGCTCGACGACGCGATCGAGCGCGCGGAGTACGCGAGCGCGCCGCCCGCGGTGCGCGCGCTCTTCGCTCACCTCGATGCGCCGCCGGCGTGGGTCGACGAGCGCGAGCTCGCACTCGGCGCGCGCACGTATCAGCGCACCGGCCTCTGCGGTCCGATGGTGCTCTCCGCGTTCTCGCTGATGCGTGGCTATCACTCGGCCGCGGCGGTGAAGCCGCTCGCGTTCACCGGGCGGCTCGATCAGATGGCGCGACGTCGTCTCGCCGAGACCGGGCGCTTCCTCTTCGAGGTCTCGCAGGTCGGCGGGCTCGAGCGCGGGCGCGACGGATGGAAGACGTCGGTGCGCGTGCGGATGGTGCACGCGCACGTGCGGCGCATGCTCTCGCGCTCGGATCGCTGGGACGCGCGCGCGTGGGGCGTGCCGATCAACCAGGCCGACATGGCCGCGACGTCGCTCTCGTTCTCGGTGTCGGTGCTCTACGCGACGCGCATCATGGGCTTCCGCTACACGACCGAAGAAGCCGACTCGTTCATCCGCCTGTGGCGCTACGTGGGCTGGCTGAGCGGCGTCGATCCGGCGCTGCTCCCGTCGTCGGAGCGCGAGGCGATGGACGTCGCGCACATGATCGACGACATGCAGCCGGGCCCCGACGCGGACTCGATCGCGCTCGCGAACGCGCTGCGCAACGTCACGGGCAACCGCAAGGATCGCCCGATCGATCACCTCATCTCGCCGATCCTGCTGCGCTGGCACGACGCGATCACCCGCGCGACCGCGGGCGACGAGAAGGCGAACGACCTCGGCGTGCCCGACGGCTGGTTCCGCTATCTCGTGCCCGGAGGTCGGCTGATCATCGAGCCGATCGAGCGCGCGCGCGAGGCGATCCCCGGCGCGACGCGCCTGCTCTCGTGGGTCGGCAACCGCAGCCACGCGTTCGCGGTCCGCAAGGAGCTCGCGGGCCACGAGCCCACGTTCGCGCCCCCGCGCACCATCCCGTTCGCGGATCGCTTCCCGATCCTCGCGCGGGCTACGCCCTGA